The following proteins are co-located in the Paludibaculum fermentans genome:
- a CDS encoding sigma-70 family RNA polymerase sigma factor, whose translation MLWRAWLSQSAAGDRDAFARLYDATSGLVYSLVLRILGNPADAEEVTLDVYVQAWRHAGRFDSARGGVTTWLATIGRSRALDRYRSHGARQKREAGPVQEESISEEPSPERLMSMSEERRIVADAMKTLPAEQRQVIELAYFQGLSQSEMAERLDLPLGTVKTRVRLGMMCLREHILEQRG comes from the coding sequence TTGTTGTGGCGGGCATGGCTATCGCAGTCGGCCGCGGGGGACCGGGATGCCTTTGCGCGGTTATACGATGCCACCTCGGGCCTGGTCTATTCGTTGGTTCTGCGGATTCTGGGGAATCCGGCTGACGCCGAAGAGGTCACCCTGGATGTGTACGTGCAGGCCTGGCGGCATGCCGGGCGGTTCGATTCGGCGCGCGGCGGAGTGACGACCTGGCTGGCTACGATCGGGCGCAGCAGGGCTCTGGACCGGTATCGTTCGCACGGAGCCCGGCAGAAGCGGGAGGCTGGTCCGGTGCAGGAAGAGAGCATTTCGGAGGAGCCCTCGCCCGAGCGGCTGATGTCGATGAGTGAGGAGCGCCGAATCGTGGCGGACGCCATGAAGACCCTGCCGGCGGAGCAGCGGCAGGTCATCGAACTCGCCTATTTTCAAGGACTCTCGCAGAGCGAGATGGCGGAGAGGCTGGACTTGCCGCTCGGCACAGTAAAGACGCGGGTGCGTCTGGGCATGATGTGCCTGAGGGAGCATATTTTGGAGCAGAGAGGATGA
- a CDS encoding cupin domain-containing protein yields MNMPHLELTEEIRAAAALYSLGAMPEEEARRFERHLAEGCAVCRGEVDAFSATAGSLPLSLEETPPPPGLRSRLMDKIAAPEPGMHVIREGEGRWRPTPFRGVTSKTLYFDRETEMATNLLRMEPGATYPAHHHSAVEQCMVLEGDVRLDDVVMKAGDYSRNDAGSDHREISTIHGCLLLLVSSMKDELLA; encoded by the coding sequence ATGAACATGCCGCACTTGGAGTTGACGGAAGAGATTAGAGCGGCGGCGGCCCTGTACAGCCTGGGCGCGATGCCGGAAGAGGAAGCCCGCAGGTTCGAGCGGCATCTGGCGGAAGGCTGCGCTGTGTGCCGGGGTGAAGTGGACGCGTTCTCAGCGACTGCCGGAAGCCTGCCTCTCTCGCTGGAAGAGACGCCGCCGCCGCCGGGCCTGCGTTCCCGGCTGATGGACAAGATTGCGGCACCGGAGCCGGGCATGCATGTGATTCGGGAGGGTGAGGGGCGTTGGCGCCCCACTCCGTTTCGCGGAGTCACCAGCAAGACGCTCTATTTTGATCGCGAAACGGAGATGGCGACGAACCTCCTCCGGATGGAGCCTGGTGCAACTTACCCTGCGCATCACCACTCGGCCGTAGAGCAGTGCATGGTGCTGGAGGGCGATGTGCGCCTGGATGATGTCGTGATGAAGGCCGGCGACTACAGCAGGAACGATGCGGGCAGCGACCACAGGGAGATCTCAACGATCCACGGTTGCTTGCTGCTGCTGGTTTCGTCGATGAAGGATGAGTTGCTGGCCTGA
- a CDS encoding PEP-CTERM sorting domain-containing protein (PEP-CTERM proteins occur, often in large numbers, in the proteomes of bacteria that also encode an exosortase, a predicted intramembrane cysteine proteinase. The presence of a PEP-CTERM domain at a protein's C-terminus predicts cleavage within the sorting domain, followed by covalent anchoring to some some component of the (usually Gram-negative) cell surface. Many PEP-CTERM proteins exhibit an unusual sequence composition that includes large numbers of potential glycosylation sites. Expression of one such protein has been shown restore the ability of a bacterium to form floc, a type of biofilm.): protein MRVLSIIAACTLSAAGLSAAPISYIDLFGNQVFTQTTDGSASAAGAYLGTNVYLQNAGDFTSATFTPPGGIATNMPAGSPTTFYYGSTLFADLATMDAAYAPGVYAYDSAGPGGNPDAPSNVTVTRPANAYGTATPYLTNFSSLVNMNPAAGLMVNWDSFAGALNPTNDPKAPDSLSFVFFTVTRNSDSATVFDASFLPGTTTSAFLAANTLAGNTAYTFSLVFSNRMIGTTTSGTTDFGPLFGFDLRTGGTFTTGDAVATPEPYSLGLVFSGLVLIALRRRK from the coding sequence ATGAGGGTTCTGAGTATCATCGCGGCTTGCACGCTGAGTGCGGCAGGCCTCTCGGCGGCACCGATCAGTTACATCGATCTCTTTGGGAACCAGGTCTTTACACAGACAACCGACGGCTCCGCCAGCGCGGCCGGCGCTTACCTGGGGACGAATGTGTATCTGCAGAATGCCGGTGATTTCACCAGCGCCACGTTCACGCCGCCGGGCGGAATCGCCACTAACATGCCGGCGGGCAGCCCGACGACGTTCTACTATGGCTCCACGTTGTTTGCCGACCTGGCGACGATGGACGCCGCGTACGCGCCTGGCGTCTATGCCTATGACAGCGCAGGGCCTGGCGGGAATCCCGATGCTCCGTCGAATGTGACGGTGACGCGGCCGGCTAACGCTTATGGCACGGCAACGCCGTACCTCACCAATTTCAGTTCCCTGGTGAACATGAACCCCGCCGCGGGCCTGATGGTGAACTGGGACTCCTTCGCGGGCGCATTGAACCCCACGAACGATCCCAAGGCGCCCGATAGCCTCTCCTTCGTGTTCTTCACCGTTACCCGCAACTCGGACAGTGCGACCGTATTCGACGCCAGCTTCCTGCCCGGCACAACCACCTCGGCTTTCCTGGCGGCGAACACACTGGCCGGAAACACCGCCTACACCTTCAGCCTAGTTTTCTCCAATAGGATGATCGGCACCACGACCTCGGGCACGACAGACTTCGGGCCACTGTTTGGCTTCGATCTGAGGACGGGCGGCACCTTCACGACAGGCGACGCTGTTGCCACGCCGGAGCCGTACTCTCTGGGCCTGGTCTTCTCCGGGTTGGTGTTGATCGCTCTCCGCCGCAGGAAGTAG
- a CDS encoding GNAT family N-acetyltransferase — protein sequence MNPIQIIEAGAARNLLDYVQAFQLWTPKPAASAMPCAGGLAAYTGPDSPLTTVKGAGPEIQESEIDAAELFFRRNHARQVIFECAPWLTEATVERLTRRGYTVAGTEVVVAAALPCAVEATVHSPVELTQDDWARVFTAAFALPAEGIWPLLARMAWRLPGAVNLGVVDADGQVMGCAQLAPAGEIAVLGNDGTLPAARGQGVQTALIRERLRRAMASEMQWAVAEVAGGSSSEKNYLRCGFERVYVRTSWKKEVDSAQRTK from the coding sequence TTGAACCCCATTCAGATCATCGAAGCGGGGGCCGCGCGCAACCTGCTGGATTACGTGCAGGCGTTCCAGTTGTGGACGCCGAAGCCGGCGGCATCGGCGATGCCCTGCGCCGGCGGGCTGGCCGCGTACACGGGTCCGGATTCGCCATTGACGACGGTGAAGGGGGCGGGGCCGGAGATCCAGGAGAGCGAGATCGACGCGGCCGAACTGTTTTTCCGGCGGAACCACGCGCGCCAAGTCATTTTTGAATGTGCTCCGTGGCTCACCGAGGCCACGGTAGAGCGTTTGACGCGGCGCGGATACACGGTGGCCGGGACGGAGGTTGTCGTTGCCGCGGCCCTGCCCTGCGCCGTGGAAGCTACGGTCCATTCGCCTGTTGAACTGACACAGGACGACTGGGCGCGAGTGTTTACGGCGGCCTTTGCACTGCCGGCCGAGGGGATCTGGCCGCTGCTGGCTCGGATGGCCTGGCGACTGCCGGGCGCCGTGAACCTGGGTGTCGTGGACGCGGACGGCCAGGTGATGGGTTGCGCACAACTGGCGCCGGCGGGTGAGATCGCGGTATTGGGGAATGATGGCACGCTGCCGGCAGCGCGAGGCCAGGGCGTCCAGACGGCGCTGATCCGGGAACGGCTGCGGCGGGCCATGGCTAGCGAGATGCAGTGGGCAGTGGCGGAGGTCGCGGGAGGTAGTTCGTCGGAGAAGAACTATTTGCGGTGCGGGTTTGAGCGGGTGTACGTGAGGACGAGTTGGAAGAAGGAAGTGGACTCGGCTCAGCGGACGAAGTGA
- a CDS encoding type II toxin-antitoxin system RelE family toxin, with protein MLARFTQKATTDYAKAPQEVRKAFQKQLGLLMQNLQHPSLHAKKYSETEDVWQARVNRNWRFYFTIQGDICVILTIIPHPK; from the coding sequence ATGCTCGCCCGCTTCACCCAAAAGGCCACAACCGACTACGCCAAGGCGCCGCAAGAGGTGCGCAAAGCATTTCAGAAGCAACTGGGGCTGCTCATGCAGAACCTGCAGCACCCCTCGCTACATGCCAAAAAATACAGTGAAACAGAGGATGTCTGGCAGGCAAGAGTCAATCGGAACTGGCGCTTCTACTTCACCATTCAAGGGGACATATGTGTGATTCTCACCATCATTCCCCATCCGAAATAG
- a CDS encoding AbrB/MazE/SpoVT family DNA-binding domain-containing protein — MRIKEKFQVTLPAELRTRSGLAVGDFLEVSLEQGGVITLTPKSMVDRQIAEGLADLKAGRVHGPYETAEEAISALDGRTGRKSSVR; from the coding sequence GTGCGAATCAAGGAGAAGTTTCAGGTCACTCTCCCCGCCGAACTGCGCACTCGCTCCGGCCTCGCCGTGGGAGACTTCCTCGAAGTGAGCCTCGAACAGGGAGGAGTCATCACCCTCACGCCAAAATCCATGGTTGACCGCCAGATTGCGGAGGGCTTGGCGGATCTCAAAGCCGGCCGGGTTCACGGCCCCTACGAAACCGCTGAAGAGGCGATCTCCGCACTCGATGGGCGAACCGGCCGAAAGTCGTCCGTCCGGTAA